The nucleotide window CTCTTCGGTACTATCCCGTCCCTGGTCTGGACTAACGTTACAAACCCCTATCAAATAGTGTTCTACCTCAACTCGTCCTCTTACGTTAATGAGTACTTAGTCCTCACTGAGTACCCCATAATGCCAGCCCACGTCATTGCCCCAGTAAACGTGGTCACGTTATACCACTCCACTTTAGCCCCGGAGATATCCTCAGGTCCTTACATGTTCTCAAGTTACAACAGTGAGGCTAAGACAGTAACAGTTACGTATAACCCATACTACTTCAGGATTAACCCGTTGATATTCCTAAAGAACGTGACTGCGGGTCAGCCTTACAACTTTACTGCTACCTTCCAGTACTACACCTGGGACAACTCGACCTCCTCCCTTGTACCCAACCCAGTTAACGGTACCGCTATGATGTGGCTGAAGTACCTAAACGTATCTGGGGAAAGCTACGGAAACGCTACCATGCCAGTTCCCATGAAGATGGTATCTCCAGGGAATTACATGGGGACCATTAACACCACGGGTCTTAAGCCAGGGATATATGAGATAGTCAGTAAGGTAACCTGGAATAACGGGACGAGAGAGCTGTACTCCTATGGCTCTCTAAACGTAACTGCAAAGGTCACGCCACCGACTACGACTCCTCCGACCACGGTGACCACGTCTACGTCTTCCACCACAATTGAGGTAGTAGCTGGAGTAATTGTAGTAATTGTCATAATAGCTGTGGCTGTAATCCTACTCAGGAGAAGGTGAACAGCTTTTTTTAAAAAAGGGATGATTAACCTCACCCTTATGGAAAAGAGGTTAGTTTTCTTTTTCCCCGTCCTAGCAATGCTTTAGTATGAAATCCACTGTCCTGATGATGGAGTCCTTTAGGTTTTCCCTTTTGTAGAACCCGTGTCCCTCGTTCTCATAAATCTTATACTCAACACTTTTCCCCAACTCTCTCATCTTTTGCACTATTTGGAGGGTCTCGGAGGCTGGACACCTAGGATCGTTCTCCCCTGCGAGTATTAAGAGAGGAGATTTCACGTTCTGAACAAAAAATATTGGAGATCTATCATGTAGAAGTCTTTCGTCGTTACCTATTTTGACTTCGTCGTACTGTTTAAGGACTTCCCTTTCAGTCTCCTTCTCGGTAAACCAGTTCACGAATGGCACAACTGCCACAGCGGAGCACCACCTCTCCGGGAACTTAGTGACAGCCATCATGGTGAGATACCCCCCGTAACTAGCTCCCGTTATAGCCACCCTTTTTACGTTTAGTACATTTGAAGCCTCAACTACGTCTATTAAGTCCCCTCCACCCAAATCCCTATCATTTAGGTGATTGAACCTCCTTCCCCTTCCAGTGGAACCTCTGTAATTTGGGCAAATGACCTTTAACCCCTCATCCAACAAAATCTGTATTTCGGCTGAGTAAACGTTGAGGCACTCGTAGTCAGGTCCTCCATGAACGTACACTACCCCTCTCTCTTCCTCACCCCTCTGATAAAGGAGCGCGTCTATCTCTTCGCCCTGAGACTTGTACGTCACCCTTGTCGGTTTGACAAAACTTCCTTTGACGTTCCTCATCGAATCTGTAATCCTCTCTAGGGTGACGCTGAGCCTGTAGAGGTCGTAGCTCCTCTCGTGATTGGAGTAAAGAAAGTAAAGATCACCGTCCTCCTTTAGGTCAGTCGGAAAACCTTCGCTCAAGATTTCTTTGTCGTCTATGACCAAGCTCACGTTTCCCTTAGTGTTAACAGTATAAACTAACTTGTTCTTCCAAAACATTGCGCTTAACTTGTCATGATTATCCACCTTGAGCCAAGTGACGGAGTGATCTCTCAGCGACAACGTACCTATGTCCGCATACCCCCTAAAATTGCTCAAGAAAAGCATTTGATCTCCCCAAAAACAGTCCTTGGAACCTGGGAACTCTTCGCTATTCCTATAGGAAAGCTTGAACTCCTCCCCTGAACTATTATCGATCACGGTTAGATCGTTGTCGTAGATTCCCTGCGAGTAGGCAACCCACCTCCCCATGGGGGAGACGCAATAGTCCATTACTGGGAGGTCTCCCTTACTGACTTGGGTTATCTCTCCTCCGTCGTAGAAATATAGGTGGATTGTCCTCTTGTCCCTGTTGGATAGGAAGTAGAATTTATCCTCACCTAAGAAGAAGGGATCCATGTTATCATATCCGTCCGAGAGTATAGGGTGAACCTTATCCTCAACAATGTAGATTGACCTAACCTCTGACCCTCCTCTGTCGGCTACCACAGCTAGCCTAGATCCAACCCAGTGTACCGATTCAGGTTCCTCAATTTCCACCTTACCAACGCCATATATGTAAACGGTTGGAGTTTCTTCCAGGACCACGTAGGCTATCCTGCCGTTCTTTACATCAAAATCTAAGACAGGTTCATGATTTAAATAAGAAGTGTTCATGGTAAGGGATTCGGATCACATGATATTAAAGGAATCCTTCAGGGATAGACTTTTGAAGATCTTAGGTACCTCTCCCAGTACATTCGAGTAAAGACCTTGTGTCTGCGCACTTCAAGCTTTTATACATCAACGATCCTCAAGTGCGTAATGAAGGCGTTAG belongs to Metallosphaera tengchongensis and includes:
- a CDS encoding S9 family peptidase, with the protein product MNTSYLNHEPVLDFDVKNGRIAYVVLEETPTVYIYGVGKVEIEEPESVHWVGSRLAVVADRGGSEVRSIYIVEDKVHPILSDGYDNMDPFFLGEDKFYFLSNRDKRTIHLYFYDGGEITQVSKGDLPVMDYCVSPMGRWVAYSQGIYDNDLTVIDNSSGEEFKLSYRNSEEFPGSKDCFWGDQMLFLSNFRGYADIGTLSLRDHSVTWLKVDNHDKLSAMFWKNKLVYTVNTKGNVSLVIDDKEILSEGFPTDLKEDGDLYFLYSNHERSYDLYRLSVTLERITDSMRNVKGSFVKPTRVTYKSQGEEIDALLYQRGEEERGVVYVHGGPDYECLNVYSAEIQILLDEGLKVICPNYRGSTGRGRRFNHLNDRDLGGGDLIDVVEASNVLNVKRVAITGASYGGYLTMMAVTKFPERWCSAVAVVPFVNWFTEKETEREVLKQYDEVKIGNDERLLHDRSPIFFVQNVKSPLLILAGENDPRCPASETLQIVQKMRELGKSVEYKIYENEGHGFYKRENLKDSIIRTVDFILKHC